One region of Streptomyces rishiriensis genomic DNA includes:
- the sodN gene encoding superoxide dismutase, Ni, whose amino-acid sequence MLSRLFAPKVKVSAHCDLPCGVYDPAQARIEAESVKAVQEKMAANDDPHFQARATVIKEQRAELAKHHVSVLWSDYFKPPHFEKYPQLHQLVNDTLKALSAAKASTDPKTGEKALELIAEIDKIFWETKKA is encoded by the coding sequence ATGCTTTCCCGCCTGTTTGCCCCCAAGGTCAAGGTCAGCGCACACTGCGACCTGCCCTGCGGTGTGTACGACCCGGCCCAGGCCCGCATCGAGGCGGAGTCGGTGAAGGCCGTGCAGGAAAAGATGGCCGCCAACGACGACCCGCACTTCCAGGCGCGCGCCACCGTCATCAAGGAGCAGCGTGCCGAGCTTGCGAAGCACCATGTCTCCGTGCTGTGGAGCGACTACTTCAAGCCCCCGCACTTCGAGAAGTACCCCCAGCTGCACCAGCTGGTCAACGACACCCTGAAGGCCCTGTCGGCCGCCAAGGCCTCGACGGACCCGAAGACCGGCGAGAAGGCCCTGGAGCTCATCGCCGAGATCGACAAGATCTTCTGGGAGACCAAGAAGGCCTGA
- a CDS encoding zinc-binding dehydrogenase has translation MFAVYAARIDRDQPLSGLESGERPAPEVRPGWSTVHVRAASLNHHDLWSLRGVGLPEGRLPMILGCDAAGVDEDGNEVVLHSVIGQSGHGVGPDEPRSILTERYQGTFAEQVAVPTWNILPKPKELSFEEAACLPTAWLTAYRMLFTNAGVRPGDSVLVQGAGGGVATAAIVLGRAAGLRVFATSRDEAKRKRALELGAVEAVEPGARLPQRVDAVIETVGAATWSHSVKSLRPGGTLVISGATSGDRPSHAELTRIFFLELKVVGSTMGTKDELEDLLSFCAATGVRPVIDEVLPLDRAREGFERLASGDLFGKIVLTNG, from the coding sequence ATGTTCGCCGTCTACGCCGCCCGAATCGACCGCGACCAGCCGCTTTCCGGCCTGGAGTCGGGGGAGCGCCCGGCCCCCGAGGTCCGGCCGGGCTGGAGCACCGTCCATGTCAGGGCCGCCTCCCTCAACCATCACGATCTCTGGTCGCTTCGGGGCGTCGGTCTCCCCGAGGGCCGACTGCCGATGATCCTCGGCTGCGACGCCGCCGGGGTCGACGAGGACGGCAACGAGGTCGTCCTGCACTCCGTCATCGGCCAGAGCGGGCACGGTGTCGGGCCCGACGAGCCTCGTTCCATCCTCACCGAGAGGTACCAGGGCACCTTCGCCGAGCAGGTCGCCGTGCCGACCTGGAACATCCTGCCCAAGCCCAAGGAGCTCTCCTTCGAGGAGGCCGCCTGTCTGCCCACGGCCTGGCTGACGGCGTACCGCATGCTCTTCACCAACGCGGGTGTACGCCCCGGTGACTCCGTCCTCGTCCAGGGCGCCGGCGGCGGTGTCGCCACGGCGGCCATCGTGCTGGGCCGGGCGGCCGGACTGCGCGTCTTCGCCACCAGCAGGGACGAGGCCAAGCGGAAGCGGGCCCTGGAGCTCGGGGCCGTCGAGGCGGTGGAGCCCGGTGCGCGGCTGCCGCAGCGGGTGGACGCCGTCATCGAGACCGTCGGCGCGGCCACCTGGTCGCACTCGGTGAAGTCCCTGCGGCCCGGCGGCACGCTCGTCATCTCCGGCGCCACCAGTGGTGACCGGCCCTCACACGCCGAGCTGACCCGCATCTTCTTCCTGGAGCTGAAGGTCGTCGGCTCCACCATGGGCACCAAGGACGAACTGGAGGATCTGCTCTCCTTCTGTGCCGCGACCGGTGTCCGTCCCGTCATCGACGAGGTGCTGCCGCTCGACCGGGCCCGCGAGGGCTTCGAACGGCTCGCGTCCGGCGACCTGTTCGGCAAGATCGTGCTCACCAACGGCTGA
- a CDS encoding PadR family transcriptional regulator, which produces MPPVFAHGRLRLYLLKLLDEAPRHGYEVIRLLEERFQGLYAPSAGTVYPRLTKLEAEGLVTHTSEGGRKVYAITDAGRAELADRSGELADLELEIRESVAELAAEIRADVRGAAGDLRREMRAAATEARQGAGPGSAESGEPGEYGEYGDKESWRAAKEEMRRVKQEWKEQARRAKDESRRAREEAQRARRQAKEAQERARTQAQEEVQRIARRVQEQVQDHFSRGDWPTGVREGLTELAKEFGDFGREYGRDFGFGRTGTPGSTAASATTPGPTAPTASTATTHPEDSATAAPRPTESSRAAEGSCAAEYSRTPEDFPAGYEPAWAHEDAYENSGGDPARDLDRLLDRFRDDIRDAARDHGVTGDQLREARRHLSTAAAHIGVILRAPKP; this is translated from the coding sequence ATGCCCCCCGTCTTCGCCCACGGCCGTCTCCGCCTCTACCTGCTGAAGCTGCTGGACGAAGCGCCGCGCCACGGCTACGAGGTGATCCGTCTCCTCGAGGAACGCTTCCAAGGGCTCTACGCGCCGTCGGCGGGCACGGTCTACCCTCGGTTGACCAAGCTGGAGGCCGAGGGCCTGGTCACCCACACCAGCGAGGGCGGCCGCAAGGTCTACGCCATCACCGACGCGGGCCGGGCCGAGCTGGCGGACCGCAGCGGCGAACTGGCGGACCTGGAGCTGGAGATCCGCGAGTCGGTCGCCGAACTGGCCGCCGAGATCCGGGCCGACGTGCGCGGCGCGGCGGGTGATCTGCGGCGCGAGATGCGGGCGGCGGCCACCGAGGCCCGTCAGGGCGCCGGGCCGGGTTCCGCGGAGTCCGGCGAACCGGGTGAGTACGGGGAGTACGGCGACAAGGAGTCGTGGCGCGCCGCCAAGGAGGAGATGCGCCGCGTCAAGCAGGAGTGGAAGGAACAGGCGCGCCGGGCCAAGGACGAGAGCCGCCGTGCCCGCGAGGAGGCCCAGCGGGCCCGCCGCCAGGCCAAGGAGGCGCAGGAGCGGGCCCGTACCCAGGCCCAGGAAGAAGTGCAGCGCATCGCCCGCAGGGTCCAGGAACAGGTGCAGGACCACTTCAGCCGGGGCGACTGGCCGACCGGCGTCCGCGAGGGCCTGACGGAACTCGCCAAGGAGTTCGGGGACTTCGGCAGGGAGTACGGCAGGGACTTCGGCTTCGGCCGCACCGGCACGCCGGGCTCCACGGCGGCCTCGGCGACCACCCCCGGCCCGACGGCTCCGACAGCCTCGACGGCGACCACGCACCCGGAGGACTCCGCCACCGCGGCGCCCCGCCCCACCGAGAGCTCCCGCGCCGCCGAGGGCTCCTGCGCCGCCGAATACTCCCGCACCCCGGAGGACTTTCCCGCCGGGTACGAACCGGCCTGGGCCCACGAGGACGCCTACGAGAACAGTGGTGGCGACCCGGCCCGTGATCTGGACCGCCTGCTCGACCGCTTCCGGGACGACATCCGCGACGCGGCCCGCGACCACGGCGTCACCGGGGACCAACTCCGCGAAGCGCGCCGCCACCTGTCCACGGCGGCGGCACACATCGGCGTGATCCTGCGAGCACCGAAGCCCTGA
- a CDS encoding DUF6104 family protein, whose product MYFTDRGIEELEKRRGEEEVTFEWLAEQLRTFVDLNPDFEVPVERLATWLARLDDEDDE is encoded by the coding sequence ATGTACTTCACCGATCGCGGAATCGAGGAGCTCGAGAAGCGGCGCGGCGAGGAGGAGGTCACCTTCGAGTGGCTCGCCGAGCAGCTGCGGACGTTCGTCGACCTGAATCCGGACTTCGAGGTGCCGGTGGAGCGGCTGGCGACATGGCTGGCACGGCTGGACGACGAGGACGACGAGTAG
- a CDS encoding CGNR zinc finger domain-containing protein — protein sequence MELAYYSDYAVRLVNSEEPARGKDALTSVEAVRSLFSGNQSAGRRATDADVTRFRSVRARLRAVFEAADGGDETLAVDLLNSLLLEFPVSPQISGHDFRDDDGRPLWHMHLADHPSNATAGYAAVAAMGLAFHLTEYGVDRLGLCEAGPCRNAYLDTSTNRSRRYCSDRCATRANVAAYRARKRLEADRTAGTGLAADSAQRTSASGER from the coding sequence GTGGAACTGGCCTATTACTCGGATTACGCCGTGCGCCTCGTCAACAGCGAGGAACCGGCCCGGGGCAAGGACGCGCTGACCTCGGTCGAGGCGGTTCGCTCTCTCTTCAGCGGCAACCAGTCGGCGGGCCGGCGGGCCACCGACGCGGACGTCACCCGGTTCCGATCGGTCCGGGCCCGCCTGCGCGCGGTCTTCGAGGCGGCCGACGGCGGTGACGAGACCCTCGCGGTGGACCTGCTGAACTCGCTCCTCCTGGAGTTCCCGGTGAGCCCGCAGATCTCCGGCCACGACTTCCGCGACGACGACGGCCGCCCGCTGTGGCACATGCACCTGGCCGATCACCCGTCCAACGCGACGGCGGGCTACGCGGCCGTCGCGGCCATGGGCCTGGCGTTCCACCTCACCGAGTACGGCGTCGACCGCCTGGGCCTGTGCGAGGCGGGCCCGTGCCGCAACGCCTACCTCGACACCTCGACCAACCGCTCCCGGCGCTACTGCTCCGACCGCTGCGCCACCCGCGCCAACGTGGCGGCCTACCGCGCCCGCAAGCGCCTGGAGGCGGACCGGACGGCCGGCACCGGCCTGGCCGCCGACAGCGCCCAGCGCACCAGCGCCAGCGGCGAGCGCTGA
- a CDS encoding Clp protease N-terminal domain-containing protein — protein sequence MFERFTKDARAVVEGAVGHAEREEATRVEETHVLLSLLDREGSRGSFALASLGLPPGGRAGLVRDLDETRRRGGLSRADADALSGLGIDLSEIVARVEETHGEGALAATGRGGLFGGRSGRRPFSRGAKDLLTGTLRVAVARGERHIGDEHLLLALTTRRGVPSEILADHGVTHASLTRVLYGDSRGGEPGAPAEAKAG from the coding sequence ATGTTCGAGCGGTTCACGAAGGACGCCCGTGCCGTGGTCGAGGGCGCGGTGGGACACGCCGAGCGGGAGGAGGCGACGCGGGTCGAGGAGACGCATGTACTGCTGTCCCTGCTCGACCGTGAGGGCAGTCGCGGTTCCTTCGCGCTGGCCTCGCTCGGTCTGCCGCCCGGCGGGCGGGCGGGGCTGGTGCGGGACCTGGACGAGACGCGTCGCCGCGGCGGGCTCTCCCGGGCTGACGCGGACGCCCTGTCCGGGCTGGGCATCGACCTGTCGGAGATCGTGGCCCGGGTCGAGGAGACGCACGGCGAAGGAGCACTGGCCGCCACCGGCCGGGGCGGCCTCTTCGGCGGACGGTCCGGACGGCGGCCGTTCAGCCGGGGGGCCAAGGACCTGCTCACCGGCACCCTGCGCGTCGCCGTCGCCCGTGGAGAACGGCATATCGGGGACGAGCATCTGCTGCTCGCCCTCACCACCCGCCGTGGCGTCCCCTCGGAGATCCTCGCCGACCACGGCGTCACCCACGCGTCCCTCACGCGGGTGCTGTACGGCGACAGCCGAGGGGGTGAGCCAGGGGCCCCGGCCGAGGCCAAGGCCGGCTGA
- a CDS encoding helix-turn-helix domain-containing protein, with the protein MTEATDLAERAGDRDPRVGLRAVAALRRLLEQLEAVQVRSARNQGWSWQEIAAELGVSRQAVHKKYGRH; encoded by the coding sequence ATGACCGAAGCAACGGATCTCGCGGAGCGCGCGGGAGACCGCGACCCACGGGTCGGACTGCGCGCCGTCGCCGCACTGCGCCGGCTGCTGGAGCAGTTGGAGGCGGTGCAGGTGCGCAGTGCGCGCAACCAGGGCTGGTCGTGGCAGGAGATCGCCGCGGAGCTCGGAGTCAGCAGGCAGGCCGTGCACAAGAAGTACGGGAGGCATTGA
- a CDS encoding helix-turn-helix transcriptional regulator, producing the protein MTLEDLKRLRQARDRMDRDYAEPLDVAALARTALMSPGHFQRSFREAYGETPYGYLMTRRVERAKALLRRGDLTVTEVCMAVGCTSLGSFSSRFTELVGETPSAYRARSHEAGAVIPSCVARTYTRPLRGRPA; encoded by the coding sequence GTGACCCTCGAGGACCTGAAGCGGCTGCGGCAGGCACGCGACCGGATGGACCGTGACTACGCGGAGCCACTCGACGTCGCCGCGCTCGCGCGCACCGCGCTGATGTCCCCGGGCCACTTCCAGCGCAGCTTCCGCGAGGCCTACGGCGAGACGCCCTACGGCTACCTCATGACCCGGCGGGTCGAGCGCGCGAAGGCCCTCCTGCGCCGCGGCGACCTGACCGTGACGGAGGTCTGCATGGCGGTCGGCTGCACCTCGCTCGGCTCGTTCAGCTCCCGCTTCACCGAACTGGTCGGCGAGACCCCGAGCGCCTACCGGGCGCGGTCGCACGAGGCCGGCGCGGTGATCCCGTCCTGTGTGGCCCGGACGTACACCCGCCCGCTGCGCGGCCGGCCCGCCTAG
- a CDS encoding VOC family protein, protein MDLKLHQCFVAVDDHDKALHFYVEVLGLEVRNDVSFEGMRWVTVGSPLQPDVNLVLEPPGANPDFSPADREAMARLLAKGVLRGVIFTTADCDALHARVREAGVEVLQEPTDQPYGVRDCAFRDPAGNMLRFMERTG, encoded by the coding sequence ATGGACCTCAAACTCCACCAGTGTTTCGTCGCCGTCGACGACCACGACAAGGCCCTGCATTTCTACGTCGAGGTGCTCGGTCTCGAAGTCCGCAACGACGTCTCCTTCGAGGGGATGCGGTGGGTGACCGTCGGGTCGCCGCTCCAGCCGGACGTGAACCTCGTACTGGAACCGCCGGGCGCGAACCCGGACTTCTCCCCCGCCGACCGGGAAGCGATGGCCCGGCTGCTCGCCAAGGGGGTGCTGCGCGGGGTGATCTTCACCACCGCCGACTGCGACGCGCTGCACGCGCGCGTGCGGGAGGCAGGCGTCGAGGTGCTCCAGGAGCCGACGGACCAGCCCTACGGGGTGCGCGACTGCGCGTTCCGTGACCCGGCGGGGAACATGCTGCGGTTCATGGAGCGGACCGGATGA
- a CDS encoding DUF4097 family beta strand repeat-containing protein, protein MSEWSVAEPRKLSFDEPVSELRVRIVDGTVNIVGADEGPARLEISRIEGPPLVVSHRDGSLTVAYEDLPWKGFLKWLDRKGWRRSAVVSLAVPAGTRVEVGVVSAGAVVSGIEGGAEVRGVNGDTTLVRLSGPVRADTVSGSVEAQALTGDLRFNSVSGDLTVVEAGSSVKADSVSGSMIVDLDPTSRPASIDLTSVSGEIAIRLPHPADARVEANTASGSVSNAFEDLRVSGQWGAKRITGRLGAGNGSLKATTISGSIALLRRPPAEDTAYEPADSAVGEASHDAPGDTVDDGWPDERKAKPATGAPKQTQASVSKPAPEPAPASAPAPAPAPAPATGPQGGAGSGRSTGSGDNAVSGQGGESSSGDPADSTTDKKVL, encoded by the coding sequence ATGTCCGAGTGGTCCGTCGCCGAGCCGAGGAAGCTCTCTTTCGACGAGCCCGTGAGCGAACTGCGCGTGCGCATCGTCGACGGCACCGTGAACATCGTGGGCGCCGACGAGGGCCCCGCCCGCCTGGAGATCTCGCGGATCGAGGGACCGCCCCTGGTGGTGAGCCATCGCGACGGAAGCCTCACGGTGGCGTACGAGGACCTGCCCTGGAAGGGATTCCTCAAGTGGCTCGACCGCAAGGGGTGGCGGCGCAGCGCCGTGGTCTCGCTGGCCGTGCCGGCCGGCACCCGCGTGGAGGTGGGCGTCGTCAGCGCCGGCGCGGTGGTCTCCGGCATCGAGGGCGGAGCCGAGGTGAGGGGGGTCAACGGGGACACGACCCTGGTGCGGCTCTCGGGACCGGTGCGCGCGGACACCGTCTCGGGGAGCGTCGAGGCCCAGGCCCTCACCGGCGATCTGCGCTTCAACTCCGTGTCCGGCGACCTGACCGTGGTCGAGGCGGGCTCCTCCGTGAAGGCCGACTCCGTGAGCGGGTCGATGATCGTCGACCTCGATCCGACCAGCCGCCCCGCAAGCATCGACCTGACCAGCGTGTCGGGCGAGATCGCCATCCGGCTGCCCCATCCGGCGGACGCACGGGTGGAGGCGAACACCGCGAGCGGCTCGGTCTCCAACGCCTTCGAGGACCTCCGGGTCAGCGGGCAGTGGGGCGCCAAGCGCATCACCGGCCGACTGGGCGCGGGCAACGGCAGCCTGAAGGCGACGACGATCTCCGGCTCGATCGCCCTGCTGCGACGACCCCCGGCGGAGGACACGGCGTACGAGCCGGCCGACAGTGCGGTGGGCGAGGCGTCGCACGACGCGCCGGGCGACACGGTGGACGACGGGTGGCCCGACGAGCGGAAGGCGAAGCCGGCGACCGGCGCGCCGAAGCAGACACAGGCGTCGGTGTCGAAACCGGCGCCGGAACCGGCTCCGGCCTCGGCTCCGGCCCCGGCCCCGGCCCCGGCCCCGGCGACCGGACCGCAGGGTGGAGCGGGCTCAGGCAGGTCCACCGGCTCGGGGGACAATGCCGTTTCCGGCCAGGGCGGCGAGAGCTCCTCCGGCGACCCGGCCGACAGCACGACCGACAAGAAGGTGCTCTGA
- the sodX gene encoding nickel-type superoxide dismutase maturation protease, with amino-acid sequence MPELSQETERAGAGALFGLAEVTGPSMVPTLYQGDRLVVQYGARVRAGDVIVLRHPFQQDLLVVKRAAERREGGWWVRGDNTYAGGDSTDYGTVPDELILGKVRLRYRPLKPGQRSPLALVRWALSAARPVPAVRSASRRLRAR; translated from the coding sequence ATGCCGGAGCTGTCGCAGGAGACCGAGCGCGCGGGGGCGGGCGCGCTCTTCGGACTGGCCGAGGTGACCGGCCCGTCCATGGTGCCCACGCTGTACCAGGGGGACCGGCTGGTGGTGCAGTACGGCGCCCGCGTCCGGGCCGGTGACGTGATCGTGCTGCGGCATCCGTTCCAGCAGGATCTGCTGGTCGTGAAGCGGGCCGCGGAGCGCCGTGAGGGCGGGTGGTGGGTCCGCGGGGACAACACCTACGCCGGCGGCGACAGCACCGACTACGGGACGGTGCCCGACGAGCTGATCCTGGGCAAGGTGCGGCTGCGCTACCGCCCGCTGAAGCCCGGTCAGCGCTCGCCGCTGGCGCTGGTGCGCTGGGCGCTGTCGGCGGCCAGGCCGGTGCCGGCCGTCCGGTCCGCCTCCAGGCGCTTGCGGGCGCGGTAG
- a CDS encoding NAD(P)-dependent malic enzyme, translating to MAAEIVNPRSESADQTGREGGAEPLDSFDPVFALHRGGKMAVQATVPIRDRDDLSLAYTPGVARVCTAIAEQPDLVNDYTWKSSVVAVVTDGTAVLGLGDIGPEASLPVMEGKAILFKQFGGVDAVPIALACTDVDEIIETVVRLAPSFGGVNLEDISAPRCFEIERRLQDALDIPVFHDDQHGTAIVTLAALRNAARLSGRGIGELRAVISGAGAAGVAIAKMLVEAGIGDVAVTDRKGIVSADREDLTDVKRQLAGFTNKAGLSGSLEQALAGADVFIGVSGGTVPEEAVASMAKGAFVFAMANPTPEVHPDVAHKYAAVVATGRSDFPNQINNVLAFPGIFAGALQVRASRITEGMKIAAAEALAGVVGDDLAADYVIPSPFDERVAPAVTAAVAAAARAEGVARR from the coding sequence GTGGCAGCGGAGATCGTCAATCCTCGCAGCGAGAGCGCCGACCAGACGGGCCGGGAGGGCGGTGCGGAGCCCCTCGACTCCTTCGACCCGGTGTTCGCGCTGCACCGCGGCGGAAAGATGGCCGTGCAGGCCACCGTCCCGATCCGCGACAGGGACGACCTGTCCCTCGCTTACACCCCCGGCGTCGCGCGCGTGTGCACCGCGATCGCGGAACAGCCGGACCTGGTGAACGACTACACCTGGAAGTCGTCCGTCGTCGCCGTCGTGACCGACGGCACCGCCGTCCTCGGGCTCGGGGACATCGGCCCCGAGGCCTCCCTTCCGGTCATGGAAGGCAAGGCGATCCTGTTCAAGCAGTTCGGCGGGGTGGACGCGGTTCCGATCGCGCTCGCCTGCACGGACGTGGACGAGATCATCGAGACGGTGGTGCGTCTCGCACCCTCGTTCGGCGGAGTGAACCTGGAGGACATCTCGGCGCCGCGGTGCTTCGAGATCGAGCGCCGGCTCCAGGACGCGCTCGACATCCCGGTCTTCCACGACGACCAGCACGGCACGGCGATCGTGACGCTGGCGGCGCTGCGCAACGCGGCGCGGCTGAGCGGCCGGGGCATCGGCGAGCTGCGCGCGGTCATCTCGGGCGCCGGCGCGGCCGGTGTCGCCATCGCCAAGATGCTGGTGGAGGCCGGCATCGGGGACGTCGCGGTCACCGATCGCAAGGGCATCGTCTCGGCGGACCGCGAGGACCTCACCGACGTCAAGCGCCAGCTGGCCGGGTTCACCAACAAGGCCGGGCTGAGCGGGTCGCTGGAGCAGGCGCTGGCGGGCGCCGACGTCTTCATCGGCGTCTCCGGCGGTACGGTCCCGGAGGAGGCGGTGGCCTCGATGGCGAAGGGCGCGTTCGTCTTCGCCATGGCCAACCCGACGCCCGAGGTGCATCCCGACGTCGCGCACAAGTACGCGGCCGTCGTCGCGACCGGGCGGTCGGACTTCCCCAACCAGATCAACAACGTGCTGGCGTTCCCGGGGATCTTCGCGGGCGCGCTTCAGGTGCGTGCCTCGCGGATCACCGAGGGTATGAAGATCGCGGCGGCCGAGGCGCTGGCGGGGGTCGTCGGTGACGATCTCGCCGCCGACTACGTCATCCCGTCGCCGTTCGACGAGAGGGTCGCTCCCGCGGTGACCGCGGCGGTGGCCGCGGCTGCTCGTGCGGAAGGGGTTGCTCGTCGCTGA
- a CDS encoding VOC family protein has translation MSRPVRWAHVFVDRPAPGFARACDFWTAVTQTSLSEPRGDDGEFVTLLPKAADACAKVQAVADGDGGAHLDLSVQDVPGFVAAALELGAETAAAHDGWAVLRSPAGHLFCAVPWQGESVRPPVVAGSRLDQVCMDLPPSTYESEVAFWSGLLPDWSARPGSRPEFHVVEPPPGLPVRILLQRLDTDGPVRVHLDLACGPDIDAVRTRHEELGAVLVARHPHWTVMRDPTGGLYCLTGRDAETGGLPRPGSGTTGPTTEH, from the coding sequence ATGAGCCGACCCGTCCGCTGGGCCCACGTCTTCGTCGACCGGCCCGCCCCGGGCTTCGCGCGGGCCTGCGACTTCTGGACCGCCGTCACGCAGACGTCCCTCTCCGAACCCAGGGGCGACGACGGGGAGTTCGTCACCCTGCTGCCGAAGGCCGCCGACGCCTGCGCGAAGGTCCAGGCGGTCGCGGACGGCGACGGCGGGGCGCATCTCGATCTCTCCGTCCAGGATGTGCCCGGTTTCGTCGCGGCGGCGCTGGAACTGGGCGCGGAGACGGCCGCCGCGCACGACGGCTGGGCCGTACTGCGTTCTCCCGCGGGGCACTTGTTCTGCGCGGTGCCGTGGCAGGGGGAGTCCGTGCGGCCGCCCGTGGTGGCCGGCAGCCGCCTGGACCAGGTGTGCATGGACCTCCCGCCGTCCACGTACGAGAGTGAAGTCGCCTTCTGGAGCGGCCTGTTGCCCGACTGGTCGGCCCGCCCGGGATCCCGGCCCGAGTTCCACGTGGTCGAGCCGCCGCCGGGGCTGCCGGTCCGCATCCTGCTCCAGCGGCTCGACACGGATGGCCCCGTCCGCGTCCATCTCGACCTGGCCTGCGGCCCGGACATCGACGCCGTACGCACCCGGCACGAGGAACTCGGCGCGGTCCTGGTCGCCCGCCATCCGCACTGGACGGTGATGCGCGACCCGACCGGCGGCCTGTACTGCCTGACCGGACGCGACGCGGAGACGGGCGGGCTGCCACGCCCCGGTTCCGGGACCACCGGACCGACGACCGAGCACTGA
- a CDS encoding amino acid ABC transporter ATP-binding protein, translating to MTQPSHAMVKAEGVHKSFGAVEVLKGIDLEVRNGEVFCLIGPSGSGKSTFLRCINHLEKVNAGRLYVDGELVGYRQKGDKLYELKDSEVALKRRDIGMVFQRFNLFPHMTAAENVIEAPVQVKGVSKAQARERARELLDRVGLADKAGSYPSQLSGGQQQRVAIARALAMDPKLMLFDEPTSALDPELVGDVLDVMRDLAESGMTMVVVTHEMGFAREVGDSLVFMDGGVVVESGNPRDVLTDPQHERTQAFLSKVL from the coding sequence ATGACGCAGCCCTCCCACGCCATGGTGAAGGCCGAAGGCGTCCACAAGTCCTTCGGCGCGGTCGAGGTCCTCAAGGGCATCGACCTGGAGGTCAGGAACGGTGAGGTGTTCTGCCTCATCGGCCCCTCCGGTTCCGGCAAGTCGACCTTCCTGCGGTGCATCAACCACCTGGAGAAGGTCAACGCCGGACGGCTGTACGTCGACGGCGAGCTGGTCGGCTACCGCCAGAAGGGCGACAAGCTGTACGAGCTCAAGGACAGCGAGGTCGCGCTGAAGCGCCGGGACATCGGCATGGTGTTCCAGCGGTTCAACCTGTTCCCGCACATGACGGCCGCGGAGAACGTCATCGAGGCCCCGGTCCAGGTCAAGGGCGTCAGCAAGGCCCAGGCCAGGGAGCGGGCGCGGGAGCTCCTGGACCGCGTCGGCCTCGCCGACAAGGCCGGGAGCTACCCCTCGCAGCTCTCCGGCGGCCAGCAGCAGCGCGTCGCCATCGCCCGTGCCCTGGCGATGGACCCGAAGCTCATGCTGTTCGACGAGCCGACCTCGGCGCTCGACCCGGAGCTGGTCGGTGACGTCCTCGACGTCATGCGCGACCTGGCCGAGTCCGGGATGACGATGGTCGTCGTCACCCACGAGATGGGCTTCGCCCGCGAGGTCGGCGACAGCCTGGTCTTCATGGACGGCGGAGTGGTCGTGGAGTCCGGCAACCCGCGCGACGTCCTGACCGACCCGCAGCACGAGCGGACGCAGGCGTTCCTGTCCAAGGTGCTGTAG
- a CDS encoding amino acid ABC transporter permease codes for MTVDVNKTDGPDATPPAGPEAIKAIPVRHPGRYVSAIVALALLGSVVYAFAQGNINWGAIPDYFFDDRIMHGVWNTLLLTVLSMVIGIAGGILLAVMRLSKNPVTSSISWFYIWFFRGTPVLVQLFVWFNLGLVFEYINLGPIYKDYWSSFMTPLLTALLGLGLNEAAYMAEICRAGLLSVDEGQTEASHALGMSHTKTLRRIVIPQAMRVIVPPTGNEVINMLKTTSLVSAVQFADLFKEAQDIGQNAGSTVEMYFLAAAWYLIMTSILSVGQYYVERYYARGSSRTLPPTPLQRLRSLVLPTRRPKGVTA; via the coding sequence GTGACTGTTGACGTCAACAAGACGGACGGTCCCGACGCGACGCCCCCCGCCGGGCCGGAGGCCATCAAGGCCATCCCGGTCCGGCACCCGGGGCGCTACGTATCGGCGATCGTCGCGCTCGCCCTGCTGGGCTCGGTCGTCTACGCCTTCGCCCAAGGCAATATCAACTGGGGCGCGATCCCCGACTACTTCTTCGACGACCGCATCATGCACGGCGTCTGGAACACCCTGCTGCTCACCGTGCTGTCCATGGTGATCGGCATCGCCGGCGGCATCCTGCTCGCCGTGATGCGCCTGTCGAAGAACCCGGTGACCTCGTCGATCTCGTGGTTCTACATCTGGTTCTTCCGCGGCACCCCGGTTCTGGTCCAGCTCTTCGTCTGGTTCAACCTGGGTCTGGTCTTCGAGTACATCAACCTCGGCCCGATCTACAAGGACTACTGGTCGTCCTTCATGACGCCGCTGCTGACGGCGCTGCTCGGGCTGGGACTCAACGAGGCCGCCTACATGGCCGAGATCTGCCGTGCCGGCCTGCTCTCGGTCGACGAGGGGCAGACGGAGGCCTCGCACGCCCTGGGCATGAGCCACACCAAGACCCTGCGCCGGATCGTCATCCCGCAGGCGATGCGTGTGATCGTGCCGCCGACGGGCAACGAGGTCATCAACATGCTGAAGACGACCTCGCTCGTCTCGGCGGTGCAGTTCGCCGACCTCTTCAAGGAGGCCCAGGACATCGGTCAGAACGCGGGCTCCACGGTCGAGATGTACTTCCTCGCCGCCGCCTGGTACCTGATCATGACCTCGATCCTGAGCGTCGGGCAGTACTACGTCGAGCGGTACTACGCGCGCGGCTCGAGCCGCACCCTGCCGCCGACGCCGCTCCAGCGTCTGCGGAGTCTCGTCCTGCCCACCCGCCGCCCGAAGGGGGTCACGGCATGA